From Blastocatellia bacterium, a single genomic window includes:
- a CDS encoding Hsp20/alpha crystallin family protein — protein MALVRWRPFEELERFRREMDRLFEDFFGREWPALRPAREIARVGVFTPAIDMYDKKDEIVIKAELPGLNKEDINLELTEDTLTLSGEVKREEDVKDADYYCCERTYGSFSRTIALPAKVKTDKAEANFKNGILEIRLPKVEEARPRQIKVQVK, from the coding sequence ATGGCGCTTGTCCGATGGAGACCATTTGAGGAACTCGAACGATTCCGGCGGGAGATGGATCGCCTGTTCGAGGATTTCTTCGGTCGGGAGTGGCCCGCGTTGCGTCCCGCCCGAGAAATTGCTCGCGTCGGCGTTTTCACTCCGGCCATTGATATGTACGACAAAAAAGATGAAATCGTCATCAAGGCGGAACTTCCAGGCCTCAATAAAGAGGACATCAACCTGGAGCTGACCGAGGACACGCTCACGCTCTCCGGTGAAGTGAAACGCGAGGAGGACGTCAAGGATGCCGATTACTATTGCTGTGAGCGAACCTATGGCAGCTTCTCGCGCACGATCGCTCTGCCGGCGAAGGTCAAGACCGACAAAGCCGAAGCCAACTTTAAGAATGGCATCCTGGAGATCCGCCTGCCGAAGGTCGAGGAAGCTCGGCCTCGACAGATCAAAGTCCAGGTGAAGTAG
- a CDS encoding cytochrome ubiquinol oxidase subunit I, which yields MHYPWWYVPFLTSPMLIAIISVLHVLVSHYAVGGGLFLAVETSYAYRTNNHDYLAYLKQHAWFFILITVVYGAITGVGIWWTIGLASPLATETLIHTFVFGWAIEYVTFILEIVSAFIFFYWWGRLDARTHQRIGWIYAGSAWISLVLITGITAFMLNSGDWPQNRSFWVGFLNPQFIPQVLARTGGSFLLASLYVYLHAAFKVKDPQLSHLIEQRSARPALWGAVLIVIGGIGWYIFLPESAKAALVAASVLNVLMVLIFVLTVAVFAMFYLGPYRNPRWLSPGFAIFFFTFGLAAVTTGEYIREAVRKPYIIYNVVLGNQILADEIPRLRQTGYLEGGTWTKAFVAHRYPQAMNGGAIDEARLLTLPEADQIKLGEVLFQHHCNDCHASAKGFSPVAQLIRGWTPEMIRTVVRYPEKAHFFMPPWAGTPEEVELLTKYLISIAPPHPGGMYYGK from the coding sequence ATGCACTACCCCTGGTGGTATGTTCCGTTTCTCACTTCGCCCATGCTCATTGCCATCATATCGGTCTTACATGTGCTCGTCTCCCACTATGCCGTGGGCGGCGGGCTTTTCCTGGCCGTGGAGACGAGCTATGCCTATCGCACGAACAATCACGACTATCTGGCCTATCTGAAGCAACACGCCTGGTTCTTCATTCTCATCACGGTCGTCTACGGAGCCATCACCGGCGTAGGGATCTGGTGGACGATCGGATTGGCGTCACCGCTGGCGACCGAGACGCTGATTCACACCTTCGTCTTCGGCTGGGCCATCGAGTATGTCACGTTCATTCTGGAGATCGTCTCGGCATTCATCTTCTTCTACTGGTGGGGACGCCTCGATGCCCGGACGCACCAGCGGATCGGCTGGATTTATGCGGGATCGGCCTGGATCAGCCTGGTTCTCATCACCGGCATCACGGCCTTCATGCTGAACTCGGGGGACTGGCCGCAGAATCGCAGTTTCTGGGTGGGCTTTCTCAATCCGCAGTTCATCCCGCAGGTGCTGGCCCGCACGGGTGGTTCGTTCCTTCTGGCATCGCTTTACGTCTATCTGCATGCTGCTTTCAAAGTCAAAGATCCCCAGCTCAGCCACCTGATCGAACAGCGTTCGGCGCGACCGGCGTTGTGGGGCGCTGTCCTCATCGTGATTGGCGGGATCGGCTGGTACATCTTCCTGCCCGAATCGGCCAAAGCGGCGCTGGTCGCCGCCAGCGTGCTCAATGTTCTCATGGTGCTGATTTTCGTCCTGACGGTGGCCGTCTTTGCCATGTTTTACCTGGGGCCCTATCGGAATCCGCGCTGGCTCTCGCCGGGCTTCGCCATTTTCTTTTTCACGTTCGGGCTGGCAGCGGTCACTACCGGCGAGTACATCCGCGAGGCCGTGCGTAAGCCCTACATCATCTACAACGTCGTCCTGGGCAATCAAATCCTGGCCGACGAGATCCCTCGCCTGCGGCAAACGGGATATCTCGAAGGAGGCACCTGGACCAAAGCGTTCGTCGCACATCGCTATCCGCAGGCGATGAACGGCGGCGCGATTGACGAAGCGCGTCTCCTGACGCTCCCCGAGGCCGATCAGATCAAGCTGGGAGAAGTCCTCTTTCAGCACCACTGCAACGACTGTCACGCCAGTGCGAAGGGGTTCTCGCCGGTCGCTCAGTTGATTCGCGGGTGGACGCCGGAGATGATTCGCACCGTCGTCCGGTATCCGGAGAAAGCCCACTTCTTCATGCCGCCCTGGGCGGGCACACCGGAAGAAGTCGAGTTGCTGACGAAGTATCTGATCAGCATTGCGCCGCCCCATCCAGGCGGAATGTATTACGGCAAGTGA